One genomic segment of Capricornis sumatraensis isolate serow.1 chromosome 6, serow.2, whole genome shotgun sequence includes these proteins:
- the LOC138081403 gene encoding small ribosomal subunit protein uS14-like, with translation MGHQQLYWSHLRKFGQGSRSCRVCSNRHGLIRKYGLNMCRQCFRQYAKDIGFIKLD, from the coding sequence ATGGGTCACCAGCAGCTCTACTGGAGCCATCTGAGAAAATTCGGCCAGGGTTCTCGCTCTTGCCGAGTCTGCTCAAACCGGCACGGTCTGATCCGGAAATACGGCCTCAATATGTGCCGCCAGTGTTTCCGGCAGTATGCGAAGGACATCGGCTTCATTAAGTTGGACTAA